A window of the Osmia lignaria lignaria isolate PbOS001 chromosome 2, iyOsmLign1, whole genome shotgun sequence genome harbors these coding sequences:
- the LOC117608594 gene encoding serine/arginine-rich splicing factor 7 isoform X1, giving the protein MNKMPRYPSDCKVYVGDLGSSATKEELEDAFSYYGSLRNVWVARNPPGFAFVEFEDARDAEDAIRGLDGRTICGRRARVEPSNGRRLRDRGYFRRGIGRLFHPEDRCYECGEKGHYARNCQRLRNIRKKRSYSRSYSRSKSQSRSRSRSRSRSRSRSKHSRSSSRSRSHSRSDYVKEKRRNKRKSDSKDNSPRRSRSKSVSRSRSK; this is encoded by the exons ATGAATAAG ATGCCACGATATCCATCAGATTGTAAAGTCTATGTAGGAGATTTAGGAAGTAGCGCAACaaaagaagaattagaagatGCATTTTCTTATTATGGATCATTAAGAAATGTATGGGTAGCCAGAAATCCACCTGGATTTGCTTTTGTTGAATTTGAAGATGCCAGAGATGCAGAAGATGCGATAAGAGGACTGGACGGAAGAACTATATGTGGAAGACGAGCCCGTGTAGAACCATCCAATGGTAGAAGATTAAGAGACAGAGGATATTTCAGAAGAGGTATCGGAAGATTATTTCATCCTGAAGACAGATGTTATGAATGTGGCGAAAAAGGTCACTATGCTAGAAATTGTCAACGTCTTAGAAATATTCGTAAAAAGAG atCTTACTCGAGGTCTTATTCACGGTCAAAATCACAATCAAGATCACGGTCTCGTTCACGTTCTCGTTCAAGATCAAGAAGTAAGCATTCAAGATCTTCGTCCCGTAGCCGTTCTCATAGTAGAAGCGACTATGTCAAAGAAAAACGTCGTAATAAACGGAAATCCGATTCCAAAGATAATAGTCCGCGCAGAAGTAGATCTAAATCTGTTTCTAGATCTCGCAGCAAATAA
- the LOC117608584 gene encoding peptidylprolyl isomerase domain and WD repeat-containing protein 1 isoform X2 produces MSNIKREHESDNDEDWVGPLPSEAAPQKKHKVLEYEQVYTDNLPCCECYEKSYMHRDVITHIVVTKSNFVLTASCDGHVKFWKKQEELIEFVKHFRAHLTTIQSMAASCNGVHACTVSLDKTMKIFDVINFDMINMIKLNFVPLCCEWVYSPGDAIPAIAVSAQESNKIFIYDGQGTSIPLHVFEKLHTKPVVAMKYNPVYETCISVDKAGILEYWTGPKMEYKFPKCVSFDSKLDTDLFEFAKNKTYPCGLAVSPDGKKFASLSGDRKVRVFNFRTGKLYRVFDETLQRFTELQQTTQQLPNMEFGRRMAVERELDKTETNLGNIVFDESGYMILYSTMLGVKLVNLYTNRCIKIMGKPENIRPMQLALFQGKTRKSAAVTVEMEASENPTLEMNRPDPTLFCTAYKKNRFYMFTRREPEDTKSQECDRDVFNERPSKEDIISSTETTNVQKIYDTAIVHTAFGDIHLNLFGKDVPKTVENFCVHAKNGYFNGHIFHRVIKGFMIQTGDPTGTGTGGESIWGGEFEDEFRPHLKHDRPYTLSMANAGPNTNGSQFFITLTPTPWLDNKHTVFGRVVKGMEVVQNISQVKTNPKTDKPYDDIRIVSVTVK; encoded by the exons atgtcaaaTATTAAAAGAGAGCATGAAAGTGACAATGATGAAGATTGGGTAGGTCCATTACCTTCAGAAGCTGCACCTCAAAAAAAGCACAAAG tTTTGGAATATGAACAAGTATACACAGACAATTTACCATGTTGCGAGTGTTATGAGAAATCATACATGCATAGAGATGTAATTACTCATATTGTGGTAACAAA ATCAAATTTTGTATTAACTGCTAGTTGTGATGGCCATgttaaattttggaaaaaacAAGAAGAGCTTATAGAATTTGTCAAACATTTTCGTGCACATTTAACGACTATACAATCTATGGCAGCTAGTTGTAATGGAGTTCATGCATGTACAGTCAGTTTagataaaacaatgaaaatttttgaCGTCATTAATTTTG ataTGATCAATATGATAAAGCTAAATTTTGTACCACTTTGCTGCGAGTGGGTATATTCCCCTGGTGATGCAATACCTGCTATAGCAGTTTCTGCTCAAGAATCAAATAAAATCTTTATTTATGATGGACAGGGAACTAGTATACCATTACATGTGTTTGAAAAACTACACACTAAACCTGTTGTTGCTATGaaa TACAATCCTGTATATGAAACATGTATTTCTGTGGACAAAGCAGGCATTTTAGAATACTGGACAGGACCGAAAATGGAATATAAATTTCCTAAATGTGTGTCATTTGATTCCAAACTGGATACTGATCTGTTTGaatttgcaaaaaataaaaCCTACCCGTGTGGTTTAGCGGTATCGCCGGATGGCAAAAAATTTGCTTCTCTCAGTGGAGACAGAAAAGTTAGAGTCTTTAATTTTCGTACTGGAAAATTGTATAGAGTATTTGACGAAACGTTACAAAGATTTACTGAATTGCAACAAACGACACAACAACTACCAAATATGGAGTTTGGACGAAg AATGGCAGTAGAAAGAGAATTAGACAAGACAGAAACAAATTTAGGAAATATAGTTTTTGATGAATCTGGTTATATGATTTTATATAGTACGATGTTAGGTGTAAAACTTGTAAATTTATACACAAATCGATGTATCAAAATTATGGGAAAACCTGAAAATATTCGTCCTATGCAACTCGCTTTATTTCAG GGAAAAACTAGAAAATCCGCTGCTGTAACTGTAGAAATGGAAGCTTCAGAGAATCCCACATTAGAAATGAATCGTCCAGATCCAACTCTCTTTTGTACAGCTTACAAAAAGAATAGGTTTTATATGTTTACAAGAAGAGAACCAGAAGATACTAAAAGTCAAGAATGTGATAGAGATGTTTTCAATGAAAGACCATCGAAAGAAGACATTATTTCATCTACAGAAACTACTAATGTACAAAAGATATACGATACTGCTATTGTTCATACAGCTTTTGGAGATATTCACCTGAATCTTTTCGGGAAAGACGTTCCGAAAACGGTGGAGAATTTCTGTGTCCATGCAAAGAATGGTTATTTCAATGGACACATATTTCATAGAGTAATTAAGGGATTCATGATTCAGACTGGTGATCCTACTGGTACTGGTACTGGTGGAGAAAGTATATGGGGAGGTGAATTTGAGGATGAATTTAGGCCACACTTAAAACATGATAGACCGTACACTTTAAGTATGGCCAATGCTGGACCAAATACAAATGGCAGCCAGTTTTTCATTACTTTGACACCAACT cCATGGTTGGACAACAAACATACTGTATTTGGCAGAGTAGTAAAGGGGATGGAAGTTGTACAGAACATTAGTCAAGTAAAAACAAATCCAAAAACTGATAAACCTTATGACGATATACGAATAGTCAGCGTAAccgtgaaataa
- the LOC117608584 gene encoding peptidylprolyl isomerase domain and WD repeat-containing protein 1 isoform X1 yields MTSTAFVIAVYHSHTSSTWSNVKFHIEVILQHLMNHKHNTTLYREFLEYEQVYTDNLPCCECYEKSYMHRDVITHIVVTKSNFVLTASCDGHVKFWKKQEELIEFVKHFRAHLTTIQSMAASCNGVHACTVSLDKTMKIFDVINFDMINMIKLNFVPLCCEWVYSPGDAIPAIAVSAQESNKIFIYDGQGTSIPLHVFEKLHTKPVVAMKYNPVYETCISVDKAGILEYWTGPKMEYKFPKCVSFDSKLDTDLFEFAKNKTYPCGLAVSPDGKKFASLSGDRKVRVFNFRTGKLYRVFDETLQRFTELQQTTQQLPNMEFGRRMAVERELDKTETNLGNIVFDESGYMILYSTMLGVKLVNLYTNRCIKIMGKPENIRPMQLALFQGKTRKSAAVTVEMEASENPTLEMNRPDPTLFCTAYKKNRFYMFTRREPEDTKSQECDRDVFNERPSKEDIISSTETTNVQKIYDTAIVHTAFGDIHLNLFGKDVPKTVENFCVHAKNGYFNGHIFHRVIKGFMIQTGDPTGTGTGGESIWGGEFEDEFRPHLKHDRPYTLSMANAGPNTNGSQFFITLTPTPWLDNKHTVFGRVVKGMEVVQNISQVKTNPKTDKPYDDIRIVSVTVK; encoded by the exons ATGACTTCCACTGCTTTTGTGATAGCAGTATATCATTCACATACGTCGAGTACGTGGTCAAATGTCAAATTTCATATCGAGGTTATTCTACAGCATTTGATGAATCATAAACATAATACAACTTTATATAGGGAAT tTTTGGAATATGAACAAGTATACACAGACAATTTACCATGTTGCGAGTGTTATGAGAAATCATACATGCATAGAGATGTAATTACTCATATTGTGGTAACAAA ATCAAATTTTGTATTAACTGCTAGTTGTGATGGCCATgttaaattttggaaaaaacAAGAAGAGCTTATAGAATTTGTCAAACATTTTCGTGCACATTTAACGACTATACAATCTATGGCAGCTAGTTGTAATGGAGTTCATGCATGTACAGTCAGTTTagataaaacaatgaaaatttttgaCGTCATTAATTTTG ataTGATCAATATGATAAAGCTAAATTTTGTACCACTTTGCTGCGAGTGGGTATATTCCCCTGGTGATGCAATACCTGCTATAGCAGTTTCTGCTCAAGAATCAAATAAAATCTTTATTTATGATGGACAGGGAACTAGTATACCATTACATGTGTTTGAAAAACTACACACTAAACCTGTTGTTGCTATGaaa TACAATCCTGTATATGAAACATGTATTTCTGTGGACAAAGCAGGCATTTTAGAATACTGGACAGGACCGAAAATGGAATATAAATTTCCTAAATGTGTGTCATTTGATTCCAAACTGGATACTGATCTGTTTGaatttgcaaaaaataaaaCCTACCCGTGTGGTTTAGCGGTATCGCCGGATGGCAAAAAATTTGCTTCTCTCAGTGGAGACAGAAAAGTTAGAGTCTTTAATTTTCGTACTGGAAAATTGTATAGAGTATTTGACGAAACGTTACAAAGATTTACTGAATTGCAACAAACGACACAACAACTACCAAATATGGAGTTTGGACGAAg AATGGCAGTAGAAAGAGAATTAGACAAGACAGAAACAAATTTAGGAAATATAGTTTTTGATGAATCTGGTTATATGATTTTATATAGTACGATGTTAGGTGTAAAACTTGTAAATTTATACACAAATCGATGTATCAAAATTATGGGAAAACCTGAAAATATTCGTCCTATGCAACTCGCTTTATTTCAG GGAAAAACTAGAAAATCCGCTGCTGTAACTGTAGAAATGGAAGCTTCAGAGAATCCCACATTAGAAATGAATCGTCCAGATCCAACTCTCTTTTGTACAGCTTACAAAAAGAATAGGTTTTATATGTTTACAAGAAGAGAACCAGAAGATACTAAAAGTCAAGAATGTGATAGAGATGTTTTCAATGAAAGACCATCGAAAGAAGACATTATTTCATCTACAGAAACTACTAATGTACAAAAGATATACGATACTGCTATTGTTCATACAGCTTTTGGAGATATTCACCTGAATCTTTTCGGGAAAGACGTTCCGAAAACGGTGGAGAATTTCTGTGTCCATGCAAAGAATGGTTATTTCAATGGACACATATTTCATAGAGTAATTAAGGGATTCATGATTCAGACTGGTGATCCTACTGGTACTGGTACTGGTGGAGAAAGTATATGGGGAGGTGAATTTGAGGATGAATTTAGGCCACACTTAAAACATGATAGACCGTACACTTTAAGTATGGCCAATGCTGGACCAAATACAAATGGCAGCCAGTTTTTCATTACTTTGACACCAACT cCATGGTTGGACAACAAACATACTGTATTTGGCAGAGTAGTAAAGGGGATGGAAGTTGTACAGAACATTAGTCAAGTAAAAACAAATCCAAAAACTGATAAACCTTATGACGATATACGAATAGTCAGCGTAAccgtgaaataa
- the LOC117608589 gene encoding uncharacterized protein LOC117608589, giving the protein MSTLKQQYKARKFGLGNTEEGRFLRAENREESRKNRRAKTFNANRNISISMPNSPRNKKTQMVPAVNNRLIRLMKWKAERERRRKLEQMKKKPPFVVGVVRHKIHSPISNQSALQPVTRKMVRNQTEPPASPPKRVTRATEKRLMNKALTKKATNRSPKNKKSVNKKQKRPESFAPADYKFKPPAGLPHMLLFGRVALQSMSPTRISGFISPFVKILKMEEPFTTSLNKNINTPSSQRNLRRQNAVDKSPEDIENIVLNERMSMYNKERSEYNESIRVLRNRIITSANTPTPSKSSRKMSIDVFESEYNKNKTPSVKTRRSSAKITAENKGKEDLQNSLNVNGDKPSRRRSRRSVKFSEKVNNDSVLNKSTLPMTPHVRRSRAKNNKEKISTSPYLTSWEISEKPPARVKRSRSKRMGSLI; this is encoded by the exons atgtcaaCTTTAAAACAACAGTATAAAGCGAGGAAATTTGGTTTGGGAAACACAGAGGAAGGCCGATTTCTTCGGGCTGAGAATCGCGAAGAATCGCGTAAGAATCGGAGAGCAAAGACTTTTAATGCAAACAGAAACATTTCCATTTCTATGCCTAATAGTCCAAGGAATAAAA AAACACAAATGGTTCCTGCAGTCAACAATCGTCTCATTAGATTAATGAAATGGAAAGCTGAACGCGAGAGACGCAGAAAGCTTgaacaaatgaaaaagaaaccaCCTTTTGTAGTTGGAGTGGTTCGTCATAAAATACATTCTCCAATAAGTAATCAATCTGCTCTACAGCCTGTAACTCGTAAAATGGTACGTAATCAGACTGAACCTCCTGCATCTCCACCAAAAAGAGTAACAAGAGCAACTGAGAAAAGATTAATGAATAAAGCTCTTACAAAAAAAGCAACAAACCGTTCCCCTAAAAATAAAAAGTctgtaaataaaaaacaaaagagaCCAGAATCTTTTGCACCTGCAGATTACAAATTCAAACCTCCAGCAGGATTGCCTCATATGTTATTATTTGGCAGAGTAGCTCTACAAAGTATGTCACCTACCAGAATAAGTGGATTTATATCACcctttgtaaaaatattaaaaatggaaGAACCATTTACAACTTCATTGAACAAAAATATCAATACACCATCCTCACAAAGAAATTTAAGAAGACAAAATGCTGTGGACAAAAGTCCAGAAGATATAGAAAATATAGTCTTAAATGAACGCATGTCTATGTATAATAAAGAGAGAAGTGAATACAATGAAAGCATAAGAGTTTTAAGGAATAGAATTATTACTTCGGCAAACACACCTACACCCAGTAAATCTTCCAGAAAAATGTCTATCGATGTATTTGAATCAgaatataacaaaaataaaactcCATCAGTGAAAACAAGAAGGAGTTCTGCTAAAATTACTGCTGAAAATAAGGGAAAAGAGGATTTACAGAATTCCCTAAATGTAAACGGCGATAAGCCATCTCGTCGAAGATCTCGTCGAAGTGTAAAATTTTCTG AGAAGGTTAATAATGattctgttttaaataaatcaacACTTCCGATGACTCCCCACGTTAGACGAAGTAGAGCGAAGaataataaagagaaaataaGTACAAGCCCATATCTTACATCGTGGGAAATTTCAGAAAAAC ctCCGGCTAGAGTTAAAAGATCTCGAAGTAAAAGAATGGGATCATTGAtttaa
- the LOC117608586 gene encoding uncharacterized protein LOC117608586 produces MTAAYTNNSTSQEQNVETAGIINKTLNGKKEQVTPEENTEITSAEMIKVATGGQDQQEIPVNQERSSLCVEELNEQKDEDSGEYKKSIENREYLDDTDANEDVISNTNEMKNEVSKDCEPSASKSLSNLKVEAFLIECDSQDAMSRTRGNDFYPKDSFKLQELQTSVENIITETSDISNNPESYNGSFEDIDIFNDPDETYDPESELNFHEAVRAGNAKCIAALLASDSVQNLDEPDWNVSGDPPLLVAATNHCLPVLSLLLANGCDPAVRSPRGETALHRVILNGGPGNVLQFVGELLKHGCPSGVKEAGGGLTALHVLTRQLAHAQGSKSLHHNFEAALKTLDLLARAGPVNAKDHQGRSALHILASSTIFDNNHRTEIEALIETLLAAGADPSLKNDRGETPLHECLECGALNIAFLLISHTPAGIMSRYGETPLHIASRKNYVDMVAKLLEHGEDPSVQDAGGNTPLHLASARGFHQTVSLLVTSPLAQLEKLNTEGLTALQVAAESGFVNAVRLLLKAGADPSQTVHYSTTILHRHPDISILIDHEMSRRRQLAA; encoded by the exons ATGACTGCTGCATACACGAACAATTCTACCAGCCAGGAACAAAACGTAGAGACAGccggtataattaataaaacattgaaCGGCAAGAAAGAGCAAGTGACGCCTGAGGAAAACACTGAAATTACTTCAGCAGAAATGATAAAGGTTGCAACAGGTGGCCAGGATCAACAAGAAATCCCTGTTAATCAGGAGAGATCTTCGCTTTGCGTAGAAGAATTAAACGAACAGAAAGATGAAGACAGCGGGGAATATAAGAAATCTATTGAAAATCGCGAATATCTCGACGATACCGACGCAAACGAAGATGTGATTTCTAAtacgaatgaaatgaaaaatgaagtgTCGAAAGATTGTGAGCCGAGTGCTTCGAAATCGCTCTCTAATTTGAAAGTCGAGGCTTTTCTCATCGAGTGTGACTCTCAAGACGCGATGTCGAGAACACGTGGAAACGATTTCTATCCGAAGGATAGTTTCAAATTACAAGAACTGCAGACCTCGGTGGAGAATATTATTACAGAGACAAGCGATATTTCGAATAATCCTGAAAGTTATAACGGATCGTTCGAggatattgatatttttaacgATCCCGACGAGACATACGATCCGGAAAGTGAACTGAATTTTCACGAAGCCGTACGTGCAGGGAACGCCAAGTGCATCGCGGCGCTTCTTGCAAGTGACTCGGTACAAAACCTGGACGAACCGGATTGGAATGTTTCAGGTGATCCACCTCTGCTAGTGGCTGCTACAAATCATTGTTTGCCCGTTCTTAG TTTACTACTTGCGAACGGATGTGATCCAGCTGTGCGTTCCCCTCGAGGTGAAACAGCGCTTCATCGAGTGATCTTAAATGGAGGACCAGGAAACGTATTACAATTCGTGGGAGAACTTCTGAAACATGGTTGTCCGTCAGGCGTTAAAGAAGCTGGAGGTGGTCTGACTGCGTTGCACGTATTAACTAGACAATTAGCTCATGCTCAAGGATCGAAGAGTTTACATCATAACTTCGAAGCAGCTCTGAAGACCCTTGATTTATTAGCACGCGCTGGCCCGGTAAACGCGAAGGATCACCAAGGCCGTAGCGCCCTCCATATTTTAGCTTCCTCCACTATCTTCG ACAACAACCACAGAACAGAAATTGAAGCGTTAATTGAAACATTGTTGGCTGCTGGCGCCGATCCCTCATTGAAGAACGACCGTGGAGAAACTCCTTTACACGAGTGCCTTGAGTGCGGTGCTTTAAACATCGCGTTTTTACTTATATCGCATACACCGGCCGGTATAATGTCACGTTATGGCGAAACTCCGTTGCACATTGCCTCTAGAAAAAATTATGTCGACATGGTTGCAAAATTGTTGGAACACGGAGAGGATCCTAGTGTACAAGATGCCGGTGGTAATACACCGTTGCATCTAGCTTCTGCGAGAGGTTTTCATCAAACTGTTTCTCTGTTAGTTACGTCGCCACTTGCACAACTAGAGAAACTCAATACCGAAGGGTTGACTGCCCTTCAAGTAGCCGCTGAAAGTGGTTTCGTTAATGCAGTAAGATTATTGTTAAAAGCGGGCGCTGATCCGAGCCAAACGGTTCATTATTCCACGACGATTCTTCATCGTCATCCTGATATCTCGATTTTAATAGATCATGAAATGAGTAGACGTCGTCAACTCGCAGCTTGA
- the LOC117608594 gene encoding serine/arginine-rich splicing factor 7 isoform X2, which yields MNKMPRYPSDCKVYVGDLGSSATKEELEDAFSYYGSLRNVWVARNPPGFAFVEFEDARDAEDAIRGLDGRTICGRRARVEPSNGRRLRDRGYFRRGIGRLFHPEDRCYECGEKGHYARNCQRLRNIRKKRRCS from the exons ATGAATAAG ATGCCACGATATCCATCAGATTGTAAAGTCTATGTAGGAGATTTAGGAAGTAGCGCAACaaaagaagaattagaagatGCATTTTCTTATTATGGATCATTAAGAAATGTATGGGTAGCCAGAAATCCACCTGGATTTGCTTTTGTTGAATTTGAAGATGCCAGAGATGCAGAAGATGCGATAAGAGGACTGGACGGAAGAACTATATGTGGAAGACGAGCCCGTGTAGAACCATCCAATGGTAGAAGATTAAGAGACAGAGGATATTTCAGAAGAGGTATCGGAAGATTATTTCATCCTGAAGACAGATGTTATGAATGTGGCGAAAAAGGTCACTATGCTAGAAATTGTCAACGTCTTAGAAATATTCGTAAAAAGAG GAGATGCAGCTGA
- the LOC117608584 gene encoding peptidylprolyl isomerase domain and WD repeat-containing protein 1 isoform X3 yields MHRDVITHIVVTKSNFVLTASCDGHVKFWKKQEELIEFVKHFRAHLTTIQSMAASCNGVHACTVSLDKTMKIFDVINFDMINMIKLNFVPLCCEWVYSPGDAIPAIAVSAQESNKIFIYDGQGTSIPLHVFEKLHTKPVVAMKYNPVYETCISVDKAGILEYWTGPKMEYKFPKCVSFDSKLDTDLFEFAKNKTYPCGLAVSPDGKKFASLSGDRKVRVFNFRTGKLYRVFDETLQRFTELQQTTQQLPNMEFGRRMAVERELDKTETNLGNIVFDESGYMILYSTMLGVKLVNLYTNRCIKIMGKPENIRPMQLALFQGKTRKSAAVTVEMEASENPTLEMNRPDPTLFCTAYKKNRFYMFTRREPEDTKSQECDRDVFNERPSKEDIISSTETTNVQKIYDTAIVHTAFGDIHLNLFGKDVPKTVENFCVHAKNGYFNGHIFHRVIKGFMIQTGDPTGTGTGGESIWGGEFEDEFRPHLKHDRPYTLSMANAGPNTNGSQFFITLTPTPWLDNKHTVFGRVVKGMEVVQNISQVKTNPKTDKPYDDIRIVSVTVK; encoded by the exons ATGCATAGAGATGTAATTACTCATATTGTGGTAACAAA ATCAAATTTTGTATTAACTGCTAGTTGTGATGGCCATgttaaattttggaaaaaacAAGAAGAGCTTATAGAATTTGTCAAACATTTTCGTGCACATTTAACGACTATACAATCTATGGCAGCTAGTTGTAATGGAGTTCATGCATGTACAGTCAGTTTagataaaacaatgaaaatttttgaCGTCATTAATTTTG ataTGATCAATATGATAAAGCTAAATTTTGTACCACTTTGCTGCGAGTGGGTATATTCCCCTGGTGATGCAATACCTGCTATAGCAGTTTCTGCTCAAGAATCAAATAAAATCTTTATTTATGATGGACAGGGAACTAGTATACCATTACATGTGTTTGAAAAACTACACACTAAACCTGTTGTTGCTATGaaa TACAATCCTGTATATGAAACATGTATTTCTGTGGACAAAGCAGGCATTTTAGAATACTGGACAGGACCGAAAATGGAATATAAATTTCCTAAATGTGTGTCATTTGATTCCAAACTGGATACTGATCTGTTTGaatttgcaaaaaataaaaCCTACCCGTGTGGTTTAGCGGTATCGCCGGATGGCAAAAAATTTGCTTCTCTCAGTGGAGACAGAAAAGTTAGAGTCTTTAATTTTCGTACTGGAAAATTGTATAGAGTATTTGACGAAACGTTACAAAGATTTACTGAATTGCAACAAACGACACAACAACTACCAAATATGGAGTTTGGACGAAg AATGGCAGTAGAAAGAGAATTAGACAAGACAGAAACAAATTTAGGAAATATAGTTTTTGATGAATCTGGTTATATGATTTTATATAGTACGATGTTAGGTGTAAAACTTGTAAATTTATACACAAATCGATGTATCAAAATTATGGGAAAACCTGAAAATATTCGTCCTATGCAACTCGCTTTATTTCAG GGAAAAACTAGAAAATCCGCTGCTGTAACTGTAGAAATGGAAGCTTCAGAGAATCCCACATTAGAAATGAATCGTCCAGATCCAACTCTCTTTTGTACAGCTTACAAAAAGAATAGGTTTTATATGTTTACAAGAAGAGAACCAGAAGATACTAAAAGTCAAGAATGTGATAGAGATGTTTTCAATGAAAGACCATCGAAAGAAGACATTATTTCATCTACAGAAACTACTAATGTACAAAAGATATACGATACTGCTATTGTTCATACAGCTTTTGGAGATATTCACCTGAATCTTTTCGGGAAAGACGTTCCGAAAACGGTGGAGAATTTCTGTGTCCATGCAAAGAATGGTTATTTCAATGGACACATATTTCATAGAGTAATTAAGGGATTCATGATTCAGACTGGTGATCCTACTGGTACTGGTACTGGTGGAGAAAGTATATGGGGAGGTGAATTTGAGGATGAATTTAGGCCACACTTAAAACATGATAGACCGTACACTTTAAGTATGGCCAATGCTGGACCAAATACAAATGGCAGCCAGTTTTTCATTACTTTGACACCAACT cCATGGTTGGACAACAAACATACTGTATTTGGCAGAGTAGTAAAGGGGATGGAAGTTGTACAGAACATTAGTCAAGTAAAAACAAATCCAAAAACTGATAAACCTTATGACGATATACGAATAGTCAGCGTAAccgtgaaataa